The following nucleotide sequence is from Halomonas chromatireducens.
GTCGTAGTCGTATCGTCCGAAGGCGTTCATCAAGGTGCCACCGATTCCCCCGGCGCCAACGATCCCCACCACGGCCGAGGCTCGCAGGTTACTGTCGAGCTGGTACATGGAAAGCCCCACCTGGCGCGGCAGGATCTGGGGGAAGACGGCGTAGACCAGAATCGAGAAATAGCCCGCGCCGGTCGCCTTCATCGCCTCGACCTGCCCCCAGTCGATCTCTTCTATCTCTTCCGCCAGCAGCTTGCCGACGAAACCGATGGAGTAGAGAGTCAGGGTCAGCACGCCCGCCAAGGGACCGAACCCCACCGCCGCCACGAACAGGATGGCGACGATCACTGGATGAAAGCTGCGCGAGATGATGATTACCGCACGGCCGAACAGATAGATCGGCAGCGGCGCAATGTTTCGTGCTGCCATCACCGCGAAGGGAATCGACAGCGCAACCCCCAGCAGGGTTGCCAGGATGGCGATCTGGAAGCTCTCCTTGAACCCGGTGAGCAGCAGGCCCCCACGCTCGAAGCTGGGCGGGAAGCCGCTGCCGAAGATCCTTGCCGCCCTCGGCAAGCCCTCGGCGATGCGCGTCCAGTTGAACGGCAGGCTGCCGAAGGCCCAGATCAGATAGACCAGCACCACTAGCCACAGGCCATAGCGCAGGACCGGATTGGCGATGAAGGAAGGCTTGCGCCAGGTTCTGGGCCCCGGCGTCGTGCCGGGGGCGTCAGGTCTGGTCATGAGGCACTCCCGATTGGGCCTTGTCGGGCTCGGCGGTGAGCTCCTCTTCCGGTGCCTCGATGCCACCATAGATAGCGTCAAGCGCATCCTTGGTGAAATCGCTCGGCGCCCCGTCAAATATCATCTTGCCATGGCGCAGGCCAACGATACGTTCGGTATAGGTCTTCGCCTGGGCAACATTGTGGATGTTGATAAGCACCGGCAGCGACAGTTCGCTTGCCAGGCTCTGCAGCAGCTTCATGATCTGTTCGGAGGTCCGGGGGTCAAGCGATGCTGTCGGCTCGTCGGCCAGCAGGATCTCGGGCTCCTGCATCAGCGCACGCACGACACCGACCCGCTGGCGTTCACCACCGGAAAGCTCGTCGGCACGCTTGTTGGCATAGTGAGCGATACCCACCCGCTCCATGAGCGTAAATGCCCGCTCGATATCCTCCTTGGGATAACGCCTCGAGATGGCCTGGTAGAGGCTGACGTAGCCGAGCCGGCCCGCCAGCACATTCTCCATCACGGTCAGACGATCAATCAGGTTGAAACCCTGGAACACCATGCCGATCTTACGCCGGGCCCGACGGAGAGCAGCCCCTCTCAGCTTGACCAGCTCATTGCCGTTTAGCCGGATCGAGCCCGAGGTCGGCTCCACCAGTCGGTTGATACAGCGCAGCATGGTGCTCTTGCCGGCCCCCGATGCGCCGACGATGGAGACCACGCTGCTACCCTCCACCACGAGATCCAATTCTTGCAGTACCGGCTTGTCATGGCCGTAGCGCTTGACCAGCTTGGAGATCTCCAGCATTCACCCACCTCGCTATGCAGAAAACCGACCCCCGGCCAGCGGCCGGGGGCTCACACCATCTTGGACAGGAGACCCGCGGGTCTGTCAGGGCTTACTCCTGGTCCAGGTCTTCGCGGGTGTAGCGCACGTCATTGGCTGCCTGGATAGTACGGATCACCTCCCAATGCTCCTGGTAGTTGATGGGCACGAACTTGTCGACGCCTTCGAACTCATCGCCCAGGGCAGTGCCGGCGAAGTCGAAGGTGAAGAAGGCCTCCTCGATCTTCTCGACCAGATCGGGATGCAGGTTGTGGGCATAATTATAGGAGGTGGTGGGGAAAGCATCGGTCTCGTAGATGATCTTGACGTCCTCTTCGTCATAGAGGCCGCGGGCAGCCATGCGCTCGACCACCTCCGAGGCCACCGGGGCGGCGTCGTAATCGCGGGCCACCACGCCGAGCATCGACTGGTCATGGCTGCCGGAGTAGACCACCTCGTAGTCCTCGTCGGGAACGATGCCAAGATCGGGGAACAGGGCGCGGGGCGCAAGATTGCCCGAGTTGGAGGTGGGCGAGGTGTGCGCCACCCGCTTGCCCTTGAGGTCTTCAAGGTCGTCTATGCCGGAATCGACGTGGGTGTAGACCTGCAGGGTATAGCCAAACTGGCCGTCGTCGGAACCCATCAGGGCGAACGGTACCGCGCCGGCCAGGTTCACCGCAAAGGGCGTCGGCCCGGTGGAGAAACCGGCAATATGCAAGCGCCCGCTGCGCATGGCCTCGACCTGGGCCGAGTTGGACTGCACGGCGAAGAAGCGCACGTTGCGTTCGGTCACCTCTTCGAGATGATCGATGAATGGCTGCCAGATGTCGGAGTAGATCGCCGGGTCCTCCACCGGGGTATAGGCGAAGATCAGCGTGTCGGGGTTGACCCACTCCGACTCATCGGCAGGCCGGTCGGCCACCATGTTGCCGTCTTCATCGCAGTAGAGATCGTCCAGGTCACCGCGCGGGCAGTCGGCGTGCGCCTGGGCCGAGATGAGCATGGCCAGGGGCAGCAGGGAAGAGATGGCCAGCGTGGCCAGGGGGTGCTTGTTCGTGGTGCTGTATGCTTTCATGGCGTGACTCACTTTGCGTGCGTTGTTATTGGGCGTTTGAGAGTGCTTCCATTGCACGAGCCAATGGGGCGGTCATATGATTGATCGAAATCGAACATATGAGCGCACGTGATGATCAATATCGAAACTAAGATCAATCTAGGTAGTATGACAATACTATGTCAAACGGATTCCTCAACGCCTCGACTCAGCGCCGCAACCGCTACCTTCTGATGCGGCACGGCCATAGCCAGGCCAATGCCCAGGGACTGATCATCAGCACGCCTGAGCGGGGCCTCGAAGCCTTCGGCCTCTCCTCTCAGGGTATCGCTCAGCTAGACGCCCTGCTACTCGACTGGCGCTGGCCGACGCCTACCCGGATTCTGCATTCGGACTTCCTGCGTACCACCGAGACCGCGGCCAGGGTGGCGACCCATTTCGCGCTCCCGCTGCAACGTGAGCCTCGCCTTCGGGAGCGAAACTTCGGTGATTTCGAGGGCCAGGCGGACGACCAGTATCCCTGCGTCTGGGCGCTGGATACACGAAGCGCCGAGCACGTGGAGCACGGCGTCGAGAGCGTCGTCAGCGTGGCTGAACGTATGCAGGCGGTAATCGAGGAACTGGAGCATTCAACGGCCGGGGAAACGGTGCTCCTGGTCAGCCACGGCGACCCGCTTCAGATACTGCTGACGGCGCTCAAGGGGCGACCGCTGAGCCAGCACCGTGACCAGGAACCACTGGCTCCCGCCAGCCTGACTGTGCTGTCATGAGCCGCCAGGCACGATGGCCATCATCAACAGCTGCGCCCGGGGACCATCTGAGGTAGGATTCTGCATTGTCGGCATGGAGGCCGGTGAGATTCATCGTGCCGCGATGTGCACTCTAAGGGAGGACCCCTCGATGCAACAGTTCCTATTTCCCCGCCATCCGCTCTCTCGCGGTACCCTGGTATTCTGTCATCTGCTGCTTCAGCTCG
It contains:
- the phnC gene encoding phosphonate ABC transporter ATP-binding protein; amino-acid sequence: MLEISKLVKRYGHDKPVLQELDLVVEGSSVVSIVGASGAGKSTMLRCINRLVEPTSGSIRLNGNELVKLRGAALRRARRKIGMVFQGFNLIDRLTVMENVLAGRLGYVSLYQAISRRYPKEDIERAFTLMERVGIAHYANKRADELSGGERQRVGVVRALMQEPEILLADEPTASLDPRTSEQIMKLLQSLASELSLPVLINIHNVAQAKTYTERIVGLRHGKMIFDGAPSDFTKDALDAIYGGIEAPEEELTAEPDKAQSGVPHDQT
- a CDS encoding histidine phosphatase family protein, translating into MSNGFLNASTQRRNRYLLMRHGHSQANAQGLIISTPERGLEAFGLSSQGIAQLDALLLDWRWPTPTRILHSDFLRTTETAARVATHFALPLQREPRLRERNFGDFEGQADDQYPCVWALDTRSAEHVEHGVESVVSVAERMQAVIEELEHSTAGETVLLVSHGDPLQILLTALKGRPLSQHRDQEPLAPASLTVLS
- the phnD gene encoding phosphate/phosphite/phosphonate ABC transporter substrate-binding protein, encoding MKAYSTTNKHPLATLAISSLLPLAMLISAQAHADCPRGDLDDLYCDEDGNMVADRPADESEWVNPDTLIFAYTPVEDPAIYSDIWQPFIDHLEEVTERNVRFFAVQSNSAQVEAMRSGRLHIAGFSTGPTPFAVNLAGAVPFALMGSDDGQFGYTLQVYTHVDSGIDDLEDLKGKRVAHTSPTSNSGNLAPRALFPDLGIVPDEDYEVVYSGSHDQSMLGVVARDYDAAPVASEVVERMAARGLYDEEDVKIIYETDAFPTTSYNYAHNLHPDLVEKIEEAFFTFDFAGTALGDEFEGVDKFVPINYQEHWEVIRTIQAANDVRYTREDLDQE
- the phnE gene encoding phosphonate ABC transporter, permease protein PhnE — translated: MTRPDAPGTTPGPRTWRKPSFIANPVLRYGLWLVVLVYLIWAFGSLPFNWTRIAEGLPRAARIFGSGFPPSFERGGLLLTGFKESFQIAILATLLGVALSIPFAVMAARNIAPLPIYLFGRAVIIISRSFHPVIVAILFVAAVGFGPLAGVLTLTLYSIGFVGKLLAEEIEEIDWGQVEAMKATGAGYFSILVYAVFPQILPRQVGLSMYQLDSNLRASAVVGIVGAGGIGGTLMNAFGRYDYDFAFAILLIIIAVILVSEGISGWVRKKIW